The following coding sequences are from one Aethina tumida isolate Nest 87 chromosome 2, icAetTumi1.1, whole genome shotgun sequence window:
- the LOC109598857 gene encoding angiopoietin-related protein 1 gives MCYRLVLLLVVFTFRSTSCQQADPRTSSNRRPCDTEQLEYRLTRLEVQVGEKSEHLRSELREGNRRLQSLEYQSNEAHSALESLKNELSRYTSIEHDPYRRQSCEGTSRLEKRIDNLAKGVQIFVAALKVVTSDVGWISKNMSSIANVTDTLLQHHHHLVTKQFLTNSLIDIKLAQLSHHHQTSANYVSHSNHNSSVPKNCKEVMETGKTTSGVYLIQPSPTEKPFMALCNMETRGGGWTYIHNRFEGSQDFFLNMFDYKVGFGNLAGEFWLGLDKIHLLTGSEINELLIELVDTNGKKAFAQYSAFSVGSELEEYALKVLGGYSGDAGDSLTYHAGSRFSTKDMDRDGWEDGNCAHAHGGAWWYRGCDTSNLNGKYLNGEVPETYMYQGMYWGEFRGPQYSLAQARMMVRPREDNQQPILPGEQYLKSN, from the exons ATGTGTTACCGTTTGGTGCTTCTGCTTGTTGTGTTTACTTTCCGGTCCACGTCGTGTCAGCag GCGGACCCCAGAACGTCCTCGAATCGGCGACCATGCGACACGGAACAATTGGAATACCGTCTGACCCGTCTCGAGGTCCAAGTGGGCGAGAAGTCGGAGCATCTGCGTTCCGAATTAAGGGAGGGAAACAGACGTCTACAG TCACTGGAGTACCAATCCAACGAGGCCCATTCGGCGTTGGAGAGCCTCAAGAACGAGCTGAGCAGGTACACCAGCATTGAGCACGACCCTTACAGGAGGCAAAGCTGCGAGGGCACATCGAGATTGGAAAAGAGGATCGACAATTTGGCCAAGGGCGTTCAGATATTCGTTGCGGCTTTAAAGGTCGTCACTTCCGACGTAGGATGGATCAGCAAGAACATGTCCAGCATTGCGAATGTCACGGA CACGTTGCTTCAGCACCACCATCACTTAGTGACGAAGCAATTCCTAACCAACTCATTGATAGACATCAAGCTGGCCCAACTCAGCCATCATCATCAGACGTCTGCGAATTATGTCTCTCACTCAAATCACAACTCCTCGGTGCCCAAAAATTGCAAGGAAGTGATGGAGACGGGCAAAACTACTTCTGGAGTCTACCTAATACAACCCAGCCCCACAGAGAAGCCCTTTATGGCTTTGTGCAACATGGAAACCCGAGGTGGAGGCTGGACTTACATCCACAACAGGTTTGAGGGGTCTCAAGACTTTTTCTTGAACATGTTCGACTACAAGGTTGGATTTGGTAACTTGGCAGGGGAGTTTTGGCTTGGATTGGACAAAATTCATCTCCTGACAG GGTCGGAGATTAATGAGCTTTTGATCGAGTTGGTCGACACCAATGGCAAGAAAGCTTTTGCCCAATATTCGGCCTTCAGTGTTGGGTCTGAACTGGAGGAGTACGCCCTTAAAGTTCTTGGAGGTTACAGTGGAGATGCTGGAGACTCCTTAACATACCATGCTGGAAGCAGGTTTAGCACCAAAGACATGGATAGGGATGGCTGGGAAGATGGTAACTGTGCCCATGCTCATG GGGGTGCCTGGTGGTACAGGGGTTGTGACACCAGCAACTTGAACGGTAAATACCTGAACGGGGAGGTGCCGGAAACCTACATGTATCAAGGTATGTACTGGGGTGAGTTCAGGGGTCCCCAATACAGTTTGGCCCAGGCTAGGATGATGGTGAGGCCGAGGGAGGACAACCAACAGCCTATTTTACCCGGGGAGCAATATCTTAAGAGTAATTGA